A part of Streptomyces sp. DSM 40750 genomic DNA contains:
- a CDS encoding citrate synthase/methylcitrate synthase: MSINRAATTPVDVPRGLAGVVVTDTSLGDVRGQEGFYHYRQYSAVELAQTRDFEDVWHLMAHGELPDASQRTAFADRVRPLRRLPDDVRAALPAIATASAHSGPLSGLRTALSLFGASKGFRPVYDLDADERRADALAASAAVPTLLTALYRLGQGLDPIEPRDDLPYAANYLYMLTGSEPDPLRTRAIEQYLISTIDHGFNASTFTARVIASTGADVAACLVGAVGALSGPLHGGAPSRALDTLDAIGTPDRIDPWIRERVLAGDRIMGFGHPVYRTEDPRSRMLRGIAERSGGPRVAFAVEVERQVESILAELKPGRALHTNVEFYAGVVMELCGLPREMFTPTFAAARTVGWTANILEQAEDSKIIRPAARYVGPGAPVAVPVVASEVVH; this comes from the coding sequence ATGTCCATCAACCGGGCCGCGACCACCCCCGTCGACGTGCCGCGAGGACTCGCGGGCGTCGTCGTCACCGACACCTCATTGGGTGATGTCAGGGGGCAGGAGGGCTTCTACCACTACCGCCAGTACTCGGCCGTCGAACTCGCGCAGACCCGTGACTTCGAGGACGTCTGGCATCTGATGGCACACGGCGAACTGCCGGACGCGTCGCAGCGGACCGCGTTCGCCGACCGGGTCCGGCCCCTGCGCCGGCTGCCCGACGACGTGCGGGCCGCGCTGCCCGCGATCGCGACGGCGAGCGCCCACTCCGGCCCGCTGTCCGGCTTGCGCACCGCCCTGTCGCTGTTCGGTGCCTCCAAGGGTTTCCGGCCCGTGTACGACCTCGACGCGGACGAGCGCCGCGCGGACGCGCTGGCCGCGTCGGCGGCCGTACCGACCCTGCTCACCGCGCTGTACCGACTGGGGCAGGGTCTGGACCCGATCGAACCGCGGGACGACCTTCCCTACGCCGCGAACTACCTCTACATGTTGACCGGTTCGGAACCCGACCCCCTGCGGACGCGGGCGATCGAGCAATACTTGATCTCAACCATTGATCACGGATTCAATGCATCAACCTTCACGGCGCGGGTCATCGCGTCGACGGGCGCGGACGTGGCGGCGTGCCTTGTGGGTGCGGTGGGCGCGCTCTCCGGTCCCCTCCACGGCGGTGCGCCGAGCCGGGCCCTGGACACTCTCGATGCGATCGGCACGCCCGACCGCATCGACCCCTGGATCCGTGAACGCGTCCTCGCCGGTGACCGCATCATGGGCTTCGGTCACCCCGTCTACCGCACCGAGGACCCTCGCTCCCGCATGCTCCGCGGCATCGCGGAGCGGTCCGGCGGCCCTCGGGTCGCCTTCGCGGTGGAGGTGGAACGCCAGGTCGAGTCGATCCTCGCCGAGCTGAAGCCCGGGCGCGCACTGCACACCAACGTCGAGTTCTACGCGGGCGTCGTCATGGAACTCTGCGGCCTGCCCCGGGAGATGTTCACCCCGACCTTCGCGGCCGCCCGCACCGTCGGTTGGACCGCCAACATCCTCGAACAGGCGGAGGACTCGAAGATCATCCGCCCGGCGGCCCGGTACGTGGGGCCGGGGGCGCCGGTGGCGGTGCCCGTGGTGGCGTCAGAGGTCGTCCACTGA
- a CDS encoding DUF6082 family protein — protein MGLVTGALTTLATRRQEVNALRSRVERLERDAQNQQQANLAHQQRLHWELLSKAMDDPELAEVLNTYDEAFSAKKQRQFLFANALYTNALCYHRMGNISREEFFGFVRGILQNAIFREYWYATRPHRATLIEVSEEAELGRMVDDLLRQLEEADIDEWWVVGEPPTE, from the coding sequence ATGGGGCTGGTAACAGGCGCCCTCACCACGCTGGCCACGCGTCGACAGGAAGTCAACGCACTTCGTTCACGCGTCGAACGCCTGGAGCGGGACGCGCAGAACCAGCAGCAGGCCAATCTCGCCCATCAGCAGCGCCTGCACTGGGAACTGCTGAGCAAGGCCATGGACGACCCCGAGCTCGCCGAGGTGCTGAACACCTACGACGAGGCGTTCTCCGCGAAGAAGCAGCGCCAGTTCCTCTTCGCCAACGCCCTTTACACCAACGCGCTCTGCTACCACCGCATGGGCAACATCAGCAGGGAGGAGTTCTTCGGATTCGTCCGAGGCATCCTGCAGAATGCCATCTTTCGCGAGTACTGGTACGCCACCCGCCCTCATCGAGCAACGCTGATCGAGGTCTCCGAAGAGGCTGAACTCGGCCGTATGGTCGACGACCTGCTGCGACAACTCGAGGAAGCGGACATCGACGAGTGGTGGGTGGTCGGTGAGCCTCCGACGGAGTAG
- a CDS encoding CobW family GTP-binding protein, giving the protein MLSQSSNPSPSPRGSRQIPVVVLAGFLGSGKTTLLNHLLHRSGGSRIGAVVNDFGAIEIDAMAVAGALGDSTVSLGNGCLCCAVDASELDVYLERLAEPSAGIDVIVIEASGLAEPQELVRMVLASENPRVLYGGLVEVVDASEFPETRQRHPEIDRHLGIADLVVVNKLDRAEDGERVLELVRSLSDRAAVVPATYGRIDPEFLFDCRPSEERIGQLSFDDLHRHDEDGEGDGEDGDGHVGHLHTGYDSVAFVSDVPLDPRRLMDFLDGRSEGLYRIKGYVDFGPYDLRNRYAVHAVGRFLRFLPEPWADGEESRFSQLVLIGAGIDAPALSKELEACKNDAPHADEHGMWGVLRYVQEAGAEEPEASYDSV; this is encoded by the coding sequence GTGTTGAGCCAGTCGTCGAATCCGAGCCCGAGTCCGCGGGGCTCGCGGCAGATCCCGGTCGTCGTCCTCGCCGGATTCCTCGGTTCCGGCAAGACGACCCTGCTCAATCACCTCCTCCACCGCAGCGGCGGCAGCCGTATCGGGGCTGTGGTCAATGACTTCGGGGCGATCGAGATCGACGCGATGGCGGTGGCCGGGGCCCTCGGCGATTCCACCGTGTCGCTGGGCAACGGGTGTCTGTGCTGTGCTGTCGACGCCAGTGAGCTGGATGTCTACCTGGAGCGGCTCGCCGAGCCGTCCGCCGGGATCGATGTCATCGTCATCGAGGCGAGCGGTCTCGCCGAGCCGCAGGAGCTCGTACGGATGGTGCTGGCCAGCGAGAATCCCCGGGTGCTGTACGGAGGGCTCGTCGAGGTCGTCGACGCGTCCGAGTTCCCGGAGACCAGGCAGCGGCATCCCGAGATCGACCGGCATCTCGGCATCGCCGACCTCGTCGTCGTCAACAAGCTCGACCGGGCCGAGGACGGGGAGCGCGTCCTGGAGCTCGTCCGCTCGCTCAGTGACCGTGCGGCCGTCGTACCCGCCACCTACGGGCGTATCGACCCCGAGTTCCTCTTCGACTGCCGGCCCTCCGAGGAGCGCATCGGCCAGCTTTCCTTCGACGACCTTCATCGACATGACGAGGACGGGGAGGGGGACGGGGAGGACGGTGACGGTCACGTCGGGCATCTGCACACCGGCTACGACAGCGTCGCCTTCGTCTCCGACGTGCCGCTCGACCCCCGGCGGCTCATGGACTTCCTCGACGGCAGATCCGAAGGGCTCTACCGCATCAAGGGGTACGTCGACTTCGGGCCGTACGACCTCCGGAACCGTTACGCCGTGCATGCCGTGGGGCGGTTCCTGCGGTTCCTTCCCGAGCCCTGGGCGGACGGTGAGGAGAGCCGGTTCAGCCAACTGGTGCTCATCGGGGCCGGTATCGACGCCCCGGCCCTGAGCAAGGAGTTGGAGGCGTGCAAGAACGACGCCCCACACGCCGACGAACACGGCATGTGGGGCGTCCTCCGCTACGTGCAGGAAGCGGGGGCCGAGGAACCCGAGGCCTCCTACGACAGCGTCTGA
- a CDS encoding DNA gyrase/topoisomerase IV subunit A, with translation MARRSTKTPPPDDAYEERILDIDVVDEMQGSFLEYAYSVIYSRALPDARDGLKPVHRRIVYQMNEMGLRPDRGYVKCARVVGEVMGKLHPHGDSSIYDALVRLAQPFSMRLPLVDGHGNFGSLGNDDPPAAMRYTECRMADATSLMTESIEENTVDFAPNYDGQEQEPVALPAAFPNLLVNGASGIAVGMATNMPPHNLGEVIAAARHLIRYPNADLDTLMKHVPGPDLPTGGRIVGLSGIRDAYATGRGTFKIRATVTVDNVTARRKGLIVTELPFTVGPEKVIAKIKDLVGSKKLQGIADVKDLTDRAHGLRLVIEIKNGFVPEAVLEQLYKLTPMEESFGINNVALVDGQPLTLGLKELLEVYLDHRFEVVRRRSEFRRGKRRDRLHLVEGLLTALVDIDEVIRLIRSSDNSAQAKERLIERFSLSDIQTQYILDTPLRRLTKFDRIELESEKDRLNAEIAELTRILESDAELRKLVSGELAAVAKKFGTERRTVLLESSGTQVTTVPLQVADDPCRVLLSSTGLLARTANGEPFAADEDGKRAKHDVIVSAVPATARGEVGAVTSTGRLLRLNVVDLPQLPDTSAAPNLSGGAPLSEFLSLQDGETVICLTTLDESSPGLAIGTEQGVVKRVVPDYPSNKEELEVITLKEGDRIVGGVELRTGDEDLVFITDDAQLLRYQASQVRPQGRPAGGMTGIKLTEGAKVISFTAVDPAVDAVVFTVAGSRGTLDDSVQTTAKLTPFDQYPRKGRATGGVRCQRFLKGEDCLSVAWAGPVPARAAQKNGMPADLPEMDPRRDGSGLSLGKTVSSVAGPV, from the coding sequence ATGGCCCGCCGCAGCACGAAGACCCCGCCGCCCGACGACGCGTACGAGGAGAGGATCCTCGACATCGACGTCGTCGACGAGATGCAGGGCTCCTTCCTCGAGTACGCGTACTCGGTCATCTACTCCCGAGCCCTTCCGGACGCCCGCGACGGTCTGAAGCCGGTGCACCGCCGGATCGTCTACCAGATGAACGAGATGGGCCTGCGCCCCGACCGCGGCTATGTGAAGTGCGCCCGCGTCGTCGGCGAGGTCATGGGTAAGTTGCACCCGCACGGCGACTCGTCGATCTACGACGCCCTGGTGCGCCTCGCCCAGCCCTTCTCCATGCGGCTCCCCCTGGTCGACGGCCACGGCAACTTCGGTTCGCTGGGCAACGACGACCCGCCGGCCGCCATGCGGTACACCGAGTGCCGGATGGCCGACGCGACGAGCCTGATGACGGAGTCGATCGAGGAGAACACGGTCGACTTCGCGCCCAACTACGACGGCCAGGAGCAGGAACCGGTGGCGCTGCCCGCCGCCTTCCCGAACCTGCTGGTCAACGGCGCTTCCGGCATCGCCGTCGGCATGGCCACCAATATGCCGCCGCACAACCTGGGCGAGGTCATCGCGGCCGCCCGCCACCTCATCAGGTATCCGAACGCCGACCTGGACACGCTGATGAAGCACGTCCCGGGACCCGACCTGCCCACCGGCGGCCGGATCGTCGGCCTCTCCGGGATCAGGGACGCGTACGCGACGGGCCGCGGCACCTTCAAGATCCGCGCCACGGTGACGGTGGACAACGTGACGGCCCGCCGAAAGGGCCTGATCGTCACCGAGCTGCCGTTCACCGTCGGCCCGGAGAAGGTGATCGCCAAGATCAAGGACCTGGTCGGCTCGAAGAAGCTGCAGGGCATCGCCGACGTCAAGGACCTCACCGACCGCGCGCACGGCCTGCGTCTGGTCATCGAGATCAAGAACGGCTTCGTGCCCGAGGCCGTCCTGGAGCAGCTCTACAAGCTGACGCCGATGGAGGAGTCCTTCGGCATCAACAACGTGGCCCTGGTCGACGGCCAGCCCCTCACCCTGGGCCTCAAGGAGCTCCTGGAGGTCTACCTCGACCACCGCTTCGAGGTCGTACGGCGCCGCTCGGAGTTCCGCCGCGGCAAGCGGCGCGACCGTCTTCACCTGGTCGAGGGTCTGCTCACCGCGCTGGTGGACATCGACGAGGTCATCCGCCTGATCCGCTCCAGCGACAACTCCGCGCAGGCCAAGGAGCGCCTGATCGAGCGCTTCTCCCTGTCGGACATCCAGACGCAGTACATCCTCGACACCCCGCTGCGCCGCCTCACCAAGTTCGACCGCATCGAGCTGGAGTCCGAGAAGGACAGGCTCAACGCCGAGATCGCGGAGCTGACGCGCATCCTGGAGTCGGACGCCGAGCTGCGCAAGCTGGTCTCCGGTGAACTGGCCGCGGTGGCCAAGAAGTTCGGCACCGAGCGCCGTACGGTGCTGCTGGAGTCCTCGGGCACCCAGGTGACCACGGTCCCGCTCCAGGTGGCGGACGACCCGTGCCGGGTGCTGCTGTCGTCGACGGGTCTGCTGGCCCGGACGGCCAACGGCGAGCCCTTCGCGGCCGACGAGGACGGCAAGCGGGCCAAGCACGACGTCATCGTCTCGGCGGTCCCGGCGACGGCCCGGGGCGAGGTGGGCGCGGTGACCTCCACCGGCCGCCTGCTGCGCCTGAACGTGGTCGACCTGCCGCAGCTGCCGGACACGTCGGCGGCCCCGAACCTTTCGGGCGGCGCCCCGCTCTCGGAGTTCCTCTCCCTCCAGGACGGCGAGACGGTCATCTGTCTGACGACGCTCGACGAGTCGTCGCCCGGGCTGGCCATCGGCACCGAGCAGGGTGTCGTCAAGCGTGTGGTCCCCGACTACCCGTCCAACAAGGAGGAGCTGGAGGTCATCACGCTCAAGGAGGGCGACCGGATCGTCGGCGGCGTCGAGCTGCGCACCGGCGACGAGGACCTGGTCTTCATCACGGACGACGCCCAGCTGCTGCGCTACCAGGCCTCCCAGGTCCGCCCGCAGGGCCGCCCGGCCGGCGGCATGACCGGCATCAAGCTCACCGAGGGCGCGAAGGTCATCTCCTTCACGGCCGTCGACCCGGCCGTGGACGCGGTCGTCTTCACGGTGGCGGGCTCCCGCGGCACCCTCGACGACTCCGTCCAGACCACGGCCAAGCTCACCCCCTTCGACCAGTACCCCCGCAAGGGCCGCGCCACGGGCGGTGTCCGCTGCCAGCGGTTCCTCAAGGGCGAGGACTGCCTGTCCGTCGCCTGGGCGGGTCCCGTACCGGCCCGCGCCGCGCAGAAGAACGGCATGCCGGCCGACCTTCCGGAGATGGACCCGCGCCGCGACGGCTCGGGCTTGTCCCTGGGCAAGACGGTTTCGTCGGTGGCGGGTCCGGTGTGA
- a CDS encoding M16 family metallopeptidase — protein MGHTATAEAGSEGLTVKEHRLDNGLRVVLSEDHLTPVAAVCLWYDVGSRHEVEGRTGLAHLFEHLMFQGSKQVPGNGHFELVQGAGGSLNGTTSWERTNYFETMPTHQLELALWLEADRMGSLLVALDQKNLDNQRDVVKNERRQRYDNVPYGTVFEKIFRLAYPEGHPYRHTPIGSMEDLSAASLEDARQFFRTYYAPNNAVLSVVGDIDPEQTLAWIEKYFGSIPAYDGKPDPRDGTLPDIIGEQLREVVEEKVPARALMAAYRLPEDGTRACDAADLALTILGGGESSRLYNRLVRRDRTAVTAGFGLLRLAGAPSVAWLDVKTSGDVEVPVIEAAVDEELARFAAEGPTAEEMERAQAQLEREWLDRLGTVAGRADELCRFAVLFGDPKLALTAVDRVLEVTADEVQEIAKARLRPDNRAVLVYEPVDGEEGDEDEAAAAQAAETTDENEESAK, from the coding sequence ATGGGTCACACGGCCACAGCCGAGGCAGGCTCCGAAGGCCTGACAGTGAAGGAGCACCGCCTGGACAACGGCCTGCGCGTGGTGCTCTCCGAGGACCACCTGACCCCGGTCGCCGCGGTGTGCCTCTGGTACGACGTCGGCTCGCGCCACGAGGTCGAGGGCCGCACCGGCCTGGCCCACCTCTTCGAGCACCTGATGTTCCAGGGTTCGAAGCAGGTGCCGGGCAACGGTCACTTCGAGCTGGTCCAGGGCGCCGGCGGTTCGCTGAACGGCACGACGAGCTGGGAGCGCACCAACTACTTCGAGACCATGCCCACCCACCAGCTGGAGCTCGCGCTGTGGCTGGAGGCGGACCGCATGGGCAGTCTGCTGGTCGCGCTCGACCAGAAGAACCTGGACAACCAGCGGGACGTCGTCAAGAACGAGCGCCGGCAGCGCTACGACAACGTGCCGTACGGCACCGTCTTCGAGAAGATCTTCCGCCTGGCGTACCCGGAGGGTCACCCGTACCGCCACACGCCCATCGGCTCGATGGAGGACCTGTCGGCGGCCAGCCTGGAGGACGCCCGCCAGTTCTTCCGCACCTACTACGCGCCCAACAACGCGGTCCTCTCGGTCGTCGGCGACATCGACCCGGAGCAGACGCTCGCATGGATCGAGAAGTACTTCGGCTCGATCCCGGCGTACGACGGCAAGCCCGATCCCCGCGACGGCACGCTCCCCGACATCATCGGTGAGCAGCTGCGCGAGGTCGTCGAGGAGAAGGTGCCCGCGCGCGCGTTGATGGCCGCCTACCGGCTGCCCGAGGACGGCACGCGCGCCTGCGACGCCGCCGACCTGGCGCTCACGATCCTCGGCGGCGGCGAGTCCTCCCGCCTGTACAACCGGCTCGTACGCCGTGACCGTACGGCCGTGACGGCCGGGTTCGGCCTGTTGCGGCTGGCCGGCGCGCCCTCCGTGGCGTGGCTGGACGTGAAGACCTCGGGCGATGTCGAGGTGCCCGTCATCGAGGCCGCCGTGGACGAGGAGCTCGCCCGGTTCGCCGCGGAGGGTCCCACGGCGGAGGAGATGGAGCGCGCCCAGGCCCAGTTGGAGCGCGAGTGGCTGGACCGGCTCGGCACGGTCGCGGGCCGCGCCGACGAACTGTGCCGGTTCGCGGTCCTGTTCGGTGACCCGAAGCTCGCCCTCACCGCCGTCGACCGCGTCCTCGAAGTGACGGCCGACGAGGTCCAGGAGATCGCCAAGGCGCGCCTGCGGCCCGACAACCGCGCGGTGCTCGTCTACGAGCCCGTCGACGGCGAAGAGGGCGACGAAGACGAAGCCGCCGCGGCTCAGGCCGCCGAAACCACCGACGAGAACGAGGAGTCGGCGAAGTGA
- a CDS encoding M16 family metallopeptidase — protein MTEFATMDFHPQPQAGEARPWAFPAPERGTLDNGLTVLRCHRPGQQVVAVEVLLDAPLDAEPTGLDGVATIMTRAFSEGTDKHTAEEFAAELERCGATLDAHADHPGVRLSLEVPASRLAKALGLLADALRAPAFEDSEIERLVANRLDEIPHETANPGRRAAKELYKQLFPADSRMSRPRQGTEETVEGIDSAAVRAFYERHVRPSTATAVVVGDLTGVDLDAVLGDTLGAWTGSPAKPRPVPSVTADDTGRVIIVDRPGSVQTQLLIGRVGADRHDRVWPAQVLGTYCLGGTLTSRLDRVLREEKGYTYGVRAFGQVLRSAPDGSGAAMLAISGSIDTPNTGPALEDLWTVLRTLAAEGLTDAERDVAVQNLVGVAPLKFETAAAVASTLADQVEQYLPDDYQSTLYRQLAATGTVEATAAAVSAFPVDRLVTVLVGDAEQIEEPVRALGIGEVTVVPAE, from the coding sequence GTGACCGAGTTCGCGACCATGGACTTCCACCCGCAGCCCCAGGCCGGCGAGGCCAGGCCCTGGGCGTTCCCCGCGCCCGAGCGCGGCACCCTGGACAACGGACTGACCGTGCTGCGCTGCCACCGCCCCGGCCAGCAGGTCGTCGCCGTCGAGGTCCTCCTCGACGCGCCCCTGGACGCCGAGCCCACCGGCCTGGACGGCGTCGCCACCATCATGACCAGGGCCTTCTCCGAGGGCACCGACAAGCACACCGCCGAGGAGTTCGCCGCCGAGCTGGAGCGCTGCGGCGCCACCCTCGACGCGCACGCCGACCACCCCGGCGTACGTCTCTCCCTCGAAGTGCCCGCGTCGCGGCTGGCGAAGGCGCTCGGCCTGCTCGCCGACGCGCTGCGGGCACCCGCGTTCGAGGACAGCGAGATCGAGCGGCTGGTGGCCAACCGGCTCGACGAGATCCCGCACGAGACCGCCAACCCGGGCCGCCGGGCCGCGAAGGAGCTCTACAAGCAGCTGTTCCCGGCCGACTCGCGGATGTCGCGCCCCCGCCAGGGCACCGAGGAGACCGTCGAGGGCATCGACTCCGCGGCCGTACGCGCCTTCTACGAGAGGCACGTACGCCCCTCCACGGCCACCGCCGTGGTCGTCGGCGACCTCACCGGCGTCGATCTCGACGCGGTGCTGGGCGACACGCTGGGTGCCTGGACCGGCTCCCCGGCCAAACCGCGCCCCGTGCCGTCGGTGACCGCCGACGACACCGGGCGGGTGATCATCGTGGACCGCCCCGGCTCCGTCCAGACCCAACTGCTCATCGGCCGGGTGGGCGCCGACCGGCATGACCGCGTGTGGCCGGCCCAGGTGCTCGGCACCTACTGCCTCGGCGGCACCCTCACCTCCCGCCTGGACCGTGTCCTGCGCGAGGAGAAGGGCTACACCTACGGTGTGCGCGCGTTCGGCCAGGTGCTGCGCTCCGCGCCCGACGGCTCGGGCGCAGCGATGCTCGCCATCAGCGGCTCCATCGACACCCCGAACACCGGCCCGGCGCTCGAGGACCTGTGGACGGTGCTGCGCACCCTCGCCGCCGAGGGCCTGACCGACGCCGAGCGCGACGTCGCGGTACAGAACCTCGTCGGGGTCGCCCCCCTCAAGTTCGAGACGGCCGCGGCCGTGGCGAGCACGCTGGCCGACCAGGTCGAGCAGTACCTGCCGGACGACTACCAGTCGACGCTGTACCGCCAACTCGCCGCCACCGGCACGGTGGAGGCCACCGCGGCCGCCGTGAGCGCCTTCCCGGTGGACCGTCTGGTGACCGTCCTCGTCGGTGACGCCGAGCAGATCGAGGAGCCGGTCAGGGCCCTCGGCATCGGCGAAGTCACCGTCGTACCGGCCGAGTAG
- a CDS encoding M23 family metallopeptidase: MAFTRAPGKHRRPGRVQRTTTRNVGVAALTTTGVIGTLAAPALAAEEPAVEQTGLNQIITLGDTVADQVDAQAAAQQQAAEVAAVKKQAQEEARKAAAEKAEQERAAAKEREEVEARAARAAERKRLNAYVSPISGSYVSTGYKAGGAVWSSGSHTGIDFHAASGTAVQAVGSGTVVEAGWGGAYGNNIVIKMNDGTYTQYGHLSSIAVSVGQTVTPGQQIGLSGATGNVTGAHLHFEARTTAEYGSDIDPLAYLRSHGVNV; encoded by the coding sequence ATGGCGTTCACCCGCGCCCCCGGGAAGCACCGCCGCCCCGGCCGTGTGCAGCGCACGACCACGAGGAACGTGGGCGTCGCCGCTCTCACCACCACCGGTGTCATCGGCACCCTGGCCGCTCCCGCGCTCGCCGCGGAGGAGCCCGCCGTCGAGCAGACCGGACTGAACCAGATCATCACCCTCGGCGACACGGTCGCCGACCAGGTCGACGCCCAGGCCGCCGCCCAGCAGCAGGCGGCCGAGGTGGCCGCCGTCAAGAAGCAGGCGCAGGAGGAGGCCAGGAAGGCCGCCGCCGAGAAGGCCGAGCAGGAACGGGCCGCCGCCAAGGAGCGCGAGGAGGTTGAGGCGCGTGCCGCCCGCGCCGCCGAGCGCAAGCGCCTCAACGCCTATGTCTCCCCGATCAGCGGCTCGTACGTCTCCACCGGCTACAAGGCCGGCGGCGCCGTCTGGTCCTCCGGCAGCCACACCGGCATCGACTTCCACGCCGCGTCCGGCACCGCCGTCCAGGCGGTCGGCTCGGGCACCGTCGTCGAGGCGGGCTGGGGCGGCGCGTACGGCAACAACATCGTGATCAAGATGAACGACGGCACGTACACCCAGTACGGCCACCTGTCGTCCATCGCCGTCTCCGTCGGCCAGACGGTCACCCCCGGCCAGCAGATAGGCCTCTCCGGGGCGACCGGCAACGTGACCGGCGCGCACCTGCACTTCGAGGCCCGGACGACGGCCGAGTACGGCTCGGACATCGACCCCCTCGCGTATCTGCGCTCGCACGGCGTGAACGTCTGA
- a CDS encoding GntR family transcriptional regulator: MRIPAHSVCTAIRDDIVAGVYERGSRLTEELLARRYGVSRVPVREALRTLEAEGFVVTRRHAGACVAEPTEQEAADLLEMRMLLEPLGAARAAQRRTEAHLKVLRGLVRLGQERARRGNSEDLRSLGGWFHETLAQASGSPALTSTLAQLRHKIAWMYAVEAPANPAESWAEHGGIVDAVARGDSERARTITSLHTERATAAHRLRFPAGPGGAERPERVRTSQHPVNMPSLRH; this comes from the coding sequence ATGCGTATTCCGGCGCACTCGGTATGCACGGCGATCCGTGATGACATCGTCGCGGGTGTCTACGAGCGCGGCAGCCGCCTCACCGAGGAACTGCTCGCCCGCCGGTACGGCGTCAGCCGCGTCCCCGTGCGTGAGGCGCTGCGCACGCTGGAGGCCGAGGGCTTCGTCGTGACCCGTCGGCACGCGGGCGCGTGTGTGGCCGAGCCGACCGAGCAGGAGGCCGCCGACCTGCTGGAGATGCGCATGCTGCTGGAGCCGCTGGGCGCCGCCCGCGCCGCGCAGCGCCGTACGGAGGCGCACCTCAAGGTGCTGCGCGGCCTGGTGAGACTGGGTCAGGAGCGGGCCAGGCGGGGCAACAGCGAGGATCTGCGCTCCCTGGGTGGCTGGTTCCACGAGACGCTCGCACAGGCGTCCGGTAGCCCCGCGCTGACCTCGACACTCGCCCAGCTGCGGCACAAGATCGCCTGGATGTACGCGGTCGAGGCGCCGGCCAACCCCGCGGAGTCCTGGGCGGAGCACGGCGGCATCGTGGACGCCGTCGCGCGCGGCGACAGCGAGCGGGCCCGGACCATCACGTCCCTGCACACCGAGCGCGCCACCGCCGCACACCGGCTCCGATTTCCCGCCGGGCCCGGCGGGGCGGAGCGCCCGGAGCGTGTGAGGACTTCGCAACACCCCGTAAACATGCCGAGCCTTCGGCATTAA
- a CDS encoding HPr family phosphocarrier protein, protein MAERRVNVGWAEGLHARPASIFVRATTASGIPVTIAKADGNPVNAASMLAVLGLGAQGGEEIVLASEAEGADTALDRLAKLVAEGLEELPETV, encoded by the coding sequence ATGGCTGAGCGCCGCGTCAACGTCGGCTGGGCCGAGGGCCTCCACGCCCGCCCCGCATCCATCTTCGTCCGGGCCACCACGGCCTCCGGTATCCCCGTGACGATCGCCAAGGCCGACGGCAACCCCGTCAACGCGGCCTCCATGCTGGCGGTCCTGGGCCTGGGCGCCCAGGGCGGCGAGGAGATCGTGCTCGCCTCCGAGGCCGAGGGCGCGGACACCGCGCTCGACCGTCTGGCGAAGCTCGTGGCCGAGGGGCTCGAGGAGCTCCCCGAGACGGTCTGA